A portion of the bacterium genome contains these proteins:
- a CDS encoding tetratricopeptide repeat protein encodes MTRMRLLCRGSVLPVLISLLVATNLFSFRPDRGPFSDFWARGLLDKEPQAVHYFVPRIDPDSLDTRDILLRAYSFQSADWNERALRNYQSISSLLGSSPLADWAAFWIGEMAQEAGDKSTIREVFSVRSPPWGRFWLGAWLFSERDYDSAIDIFDALSDDESSQTILKLMSGYFLGLSYTRLGQIDKATDTFEGLIEKYPRSLLSGEIKYRMASIAFSHEDWKNCRSHLYEALEFYDLSSRKSAHWWSDEAQFMLGAGDFMEGRHVVAIRRFQKLENSFPESPYVGRLPYLSILGEIETKSTNAARDSALLAALSPDLYADVLLRIAYLFMEDGEFNTAQGKFLEAAEMAEDKDLIGECFLFAGECAYNRRKYDKAIDFYQITHSCCSKRDREASWGLGWSYLRVRNYEDSRIYFTSVFAGEEDEFAQSARLTYAETFLLEGRPKRAIMELNDFLGAANPDLVDNILYDLIIAFKAVGDTDRIIETSQEFMERYRKNPLAEEIVSQYAKILFARGDYFRLISIADQVDIYSISREKADQVRILGERARYHAGIYSDPLEVSEKFLEKYPDSPLIGEVLLDIGSYLCNVGDYEKGAIAFDRLRHRNIPDSLWVEASFRMGLCYLGMGDTTAAKEILSQLLGEFENDPTAARGMISLGDYFHSIGAYESATEIYNSVLESALDTNQVALCELKLAQSYEGLGRLPEARIMLKNIYENENIALQYRQQGLLGLTRVYYSMAEFEEGFKLANPVFDTLPADSFKCELGEQIGKIALRLGWSDIALQRLLPDTAEIFICSGTKDQSILHDLALILEARSSLTDAKRVWEWIIQVSENDSVVAMARTKLKKYNATSPNLSNQK; translated from the coding sequence ATGACGAGGATGCGCCTGCTTTGCAGGGGGTCGGTTCTACCAGTTCTTATTAGTCTTCTTGTCGCAACAAATCTATTTTCCTTTAGGCCGGATCGAGGCCCCTTCTCAGATTTCTGGGCAAGGGGCCTTTTAGACAAAGAACCTCAAGCCGTTCATTATTTTGTTCCACGAATTGACCCCGATAGCCTCGATACGAGGGATATCCTCCTAAGGGCATATAGCTTCCAGTCCGCTGATTGGAACGAAAGAGCGCTTCGAAATTATCAGTCGATTTCCTCGCTTCTCGGAAGTTCTCCATTGGCAGATTGGGCTGCATTCTGGATAGGCGAGATGGCTCAGGAGGCAGGCGATAAATCTACAATCCGCGAGGTGTTCAGCGTTCGAAGCCCGCCATGGGGGAGGTTCTGGTTGGGGGCATGGCTTTTTTCCGAAAGGGACTATGACTCTGCTATCGACATCTTTGATGCACTGTCTGACGATGAATCGAGCCAGACGATATTGAAACTCATGTCGGGCTATTTCCTCGGATTGTCATATACAAGGCTTGGGCAGATAGACAAAGCTACAGATACATTCGAAGGGCTTATAGAGAAATATCCTCGTAGCCTTTTAAGCGGTGAGATCAAATATCGTATGGCATCGATTGCATTTTCGCACGAGGATTGGAAAAACTGCAGAAGCCATCTTTACGAGGCACTAGAATTTTATGATTTATCATCGAGAAAATCGGCTCATTGGTGGTCCGATGAGGCTCAGTTTATGCTTGGCGCAGGCGATTTCATGGAGGGGCGCCATGTAGTCGCGATTCGGCGATTCCAGAAGCTTGAAAACAGTTTCCCCGAATCGCCATATGTCGGAAGGCTTCCTTATTTGTCGATTCTAGGTGAGATCGAAACCAAATCCACTAATGCTGCTCGTGATAGCGCCCTTCTGGCTGCACTTTCACCGGATTTATATGCCGATGTTCTCTTGCGTATTGCGTATCTTTTTATGGAGGATGGTGAGTTTAATACAGCGCAAGGGAAGTTCCTCGAAGCTGCAGAGATGGCGGAGGATAAAGATTTGATTGGTGAATGCTTCCTTTTCGCCGGCGAATGTGCTTATAATCGCCGTAAATACGATAAAGCTATCGATTTTTATCAAATCACGCATTCCTGTTGCTCTAAAAGAGACCGCGAGGCTAGTTGGGGCCTTGGGTGGTCATATCTCAGAGTTCGAAATTACGAAGATTCAAGAATTTATTTTACCTCTGTTTTTGCTGGTGAGGAGGACGAATTTGCACAATCGGCGAGGTTAACATATGCCGAAACCTTCCTACTCGAAGGTCGCCCCAAACGCGCTATTATGGAGCTTAACGACTTCCTCGGCGCCGCTAACCCTGATCTTGTCGATAATATCCTTTATGATCTTATTATCGCTTTCAAGGCTGTTGGTGATACGGATAGGATAATTGAGACCTCGCAAGAATTTATGGAAAGATATCGGAAAAATCCCCTTGCCGAGGAGATTGTTAGCCAATATGCAAAGATTCTATTCGCGAGAGGCGATTATTTTAGGCTTATAAGCATTGCCGATCAAGTCGATATATACTCGATATCCCGCGAAAAAGCGGACCAAGTTCGAATACTTGGAGAGAGAGCGAGATACCATGCGGGTATCTATTCTGATCCGCTCGAAGTTTCCGAAAAATTCTTAGAGAAATACCCCGACTCTCCACTCATTGGCGAGGTGCTTCTCGACATTGGGAGCTACTTATGCAATGTCGGAGACTACGAGAAAGGGGCTATCGCTTTTGATCGACTGAGGCATCGGAATATACCTGATTCCTTATGGGTAGAGGCTAGTTTCAGGATGGGGCTTTGTTATCTCGGTATGGGTGATACGACGGCAGCAAAAGAGATATTAAGCCAGCTTCTGGGCGAATTTGAGAACGATCCCACAGCTGCTAGAGGGATGATATCGTTAGGAGATTATTTTCACTCTATCGGTGCTTATGAATCGGCTACCGAAATATATAACAGTGTTCTTGAATCGGCTTTAGATACAAACCAGGTTGCGCTTTGTGAGCTTAAACTTGCGCAAAGCTACGAGGGACTTGGAAGGCTTCCTGAAGCGCGAATTATGTTGAAAAATATCTACGAAAACGAAAACATAGCTTTACAATATCGACAGCAAGGGCTTTTGGGGCTTACCCGTGTTTATTATTCCATGGCTGAATTCGAAGAGGGATTCAAACTTGCTAATCCTGTCTTTGATACCCTCCCGGCAGATAGCTTCAAATGTGAGCTTGGAGAGCAAATAGGTAAGATTGCACTTCGCCTGGGATGGTCGGATATAGCCTTGCAGAGGCTTCTTCCGGACACAGCAGAGATTTTTATTTGTTCAGGCACTAAAGACCAGTCGATTCTTCACGATTTAGCATTAATTCTCGAGGCCCGAAGTTCGCTAACTGATGCTAAACGAGTATGGGAATGGATAATCCAGGTATCGGAAAATGATTCTGTTGTCGCAATGGCTAGAACCAAATTAAAAAAATATAATGCAACATCGCCAAATTTATCAAACCAAAAATAG
- a CDS encoding peptidylprolyl isomerase: MMIIFTGCKESGEMIKKGDSQKMAENKQSEEAISRPQVLLKTDYGDIVIELRPDKAPKTTENFLKLTNEGFYDDLTFHRIIKGFMIQGGDPKGDGTGGPGYTVPAEITDLKHVRGALATARLGDQANPQKASSGSQFFICHQAATHLDGQYTVFGSVVKGIDVVDKIANVPMADPRMGRPQKPVNILKVEVISK; the protein is encoded by the coding sequence ATGATGATTATTTTCACAGGATGCAAAGAAAGCGGAGAAATGATTAAAAAAGGAGATAGCCAAAAAATGGCAGAAAACAAACAATCAGAAGAAGCGATTTCGAGACCTCAGGTATTACTTAAAACCGATTATGGTGATATTGTTATCGAACTTAGGCCGGACAAAGCTCCTAAGACCACAGAGAATTTCCTCAAACTAACGAATGAAGGTTTTTACGATGATTTAACTTTTCATCGTATTATAAAGGGTTTCATGATTCAAGGTGGCGACCCCAAGGGTGATGGCACTGGAGGTCCCGGCTACACAGTTCCCGCTGAAATAACCGACCTTAAGCATGTTAGAGGAGCATTAGCCACAGCGCGTCTCGGAGATCAGGCTAATCCTCAGAAAGCTTCTAGTGGAAGCCAATTTTTCATTTGCCATCAGGCTGCAACGCATCTCGACGGCCAATATACGGTTTTTGGTTCTGTCGTTAAGGGCATCGATGTTGTAGATAAGATTGCAAATGTTCCCATGGCCGACCCCCGTATGGGCAGGCCTCAGAAGCCGGTTAATATTCTCAAGGTTGAAGTTATTTCTAAATAG